A region from the Ptychodera flava strain L36383 chromosome 10, AS_Pfla_20210202, whole genome shotgun sequence genome encodes:
- the LOC139142492 gene encoding uncharacterized protein — MATRKVKTGPEAKTTKRLDRKTAKAHSAEVFVIMSLNLNGPKTSTATEKQEAASRILNANRPDIVCVQEIGAPKTKDWKLELPSELQDCCRNTEKEAGVIWNGATLKLVKDFDQAFKVKLLDANPTIRTQCPELAARTCIVKLQSLKTAKHIIVISWHGPHNKIKTAEKKNAVQGLQAFAVILEKKEGAPVLIGGDFNLKMEEIELRVNFCISAPSELSARRKGKENIDFFLFSDKLRVVETRVVETVPGTGEDIQILRQVSTDLEQKQRSRKQNVTSTLEESSSEMQNALSDAGIITAKVSKPEKFVVSSSKPAKSNPEKETITKSGGVPGATIGDGRNSSHPASTHQKRLTMDSKILDSLDHDAVIAKLSFV, encoded by the coding sequence ATGGCAACGCGTAAAGTTAAAACTGGGCCTGAAGCCAAAACCACCAAAAGACTAGATAGAAAAACAGCTAAAGCGCATTCAGCCGAAGTGTTTGTCATTATGTCACTGAACTTAAATGGTCCAAAAACCTCAACGGCAACCGAGAAACAGGAAGCCGCAAGCCGCATTTTGAACGCCAACCGTCCGGATATTGTTTGCGTCCAGGAGATCGGAGCGCCCAAGACAAAAGACTGGAAACTCGAATTGCCATCAGAATTACAGGATTGTTGTAGGAACACTGAGAAGGAAGCCGGTGTCATTTGGAATGGCGCGACTTTGAAGCTTGTCAAAGATTTCGATCAGGCATTCAAAGTGAAATTACTTGATGCAAATCCCACAATACGAACACAGTGTCCTGAGCTCGCAGCGCGCACTTGCATCGTAAAATTGCAAAGCCTGAAGACCGCGAAACATATCATCGTCATATCGTGGCACGGACCGCACAATAAAATCAAAACGGCAGAGAAGAAAAACGCTGTGCAAGGCCTACAGGCATTCGCCGTAATTCTTGAGAAGAAAGAGGGCGCTCCTGTCCTGATTGGGGGAgactttaatttaaaaatgGAAGAGATTGAGCTGCGAGTGAATTTTTGCATCTCCGCACCGTCTGAGTTGTCTGCCAGACGCAAGGGAAAAGAAAATATAGATTTTTTCTTATTCAGTGACAAGCTGAGAGTTGTAGAAACCAGGGTTGTGGAAACTGTACCGGGGACTGGAGAAGACATCCAAATACTGCGTCAAGTCTCAACAGATCTCGAACAAAAGCAACGTTCTAGAAAACAAAATGTGACTAGTACCTTAGAAGAATCATCTAGCGAAATGCAGAATGCTCTCTCTGACGCTGGTATAATTACCGCTAAAGTCTCAAAACCAGAAAaatttgtagtttcctcttcCAAACCCGCAAAGTCAAATCCAGAGAAGGAAACAATTACTAAATCCGGCGGAGTGCCTGGGGCAACGATTGGGGATGGAAGAAATTCCTCTCATCCGGCAAGTACACACCAGAAACGGTTGACAATGGACTCCAAAATATTAGACAGTTTAGATCACGATGCAGTAATAGCAAAATTATCATTTGTTTAA
- the LOC139142493 gene encoding uncharacterized protein produces MGCVQSQEPMEVAGAICSKCGKDLPEIRGWRDIKIKTIYGKPTHEFLRGAYYREKIPTAKHVCHTCFWTPDHILKRRESEKAEAAKAEAEIARANAEVAKAEAARAQAMAEAAKAEALKAAADAMKAKALAELCTKSDIHYAVVQ; encoded by the exons ATGGGCTGCGTCCAGTCACAG GAACCAATGGAGGTGGCGGGCGCCATTTGTTCCAAATGTGGCAAAGATCTGCCAGAAATTAGGGGTTGGCGTGACATTAAGATAAAAACGATCTATGGTAAACCGACTCACGAGTTCCTCCGTGGTGCGTACTACAGGGAGAAGATTCCTACTGCGAAGCACGTGTGCCACACATGTTTCTGGACTCCGGACCACATCTTGAAAAGGCGTGAATCCGAGAAAGCCGAAGCCGCAAAGGCCGAAGCCGAGATAGCCCGAGCGAACGCCGAAGTTGCAAAAGCCGAAGCTGCCCGAGCCCAGGCGATGGCTGAAGCCGCGAAAGCCGAAGCCTTAAAGGCAGCGGCCGACGCTATGAAAGCCAAGGCCCTTGCAGAACTGTGCACAAAGTCTGACATTCACTACGCTGTTGTACAGTaa